GTTGGCCAGCGTATGAATCGAGTTAATCCCCTTGGTAAACCGGCCCATGGGCTTCAAGTATGAAGTCAACATTTGTCACTGAGTGTACGCTATGGCCCTCTCCTAATTTCCAACCTCCAGTTGCTGTGGTACCGAGACTGATTCGTACGGACGGCTATGTGATCTATCATTAATGTCTCGATTTCTTTCTGTAGAtgttaaaaagattattagaAAGATCGATCCCAGCTTGTCCCAGATTAAACTTACCAGTTGTCGATGTCAGAGATGTCGCCGCCGCTCATATTAAAGCCATGACAGAACCGGAAGCTGCTGGTGAGTATTGTAACACCTGATCGCTGAGATTTCCCATCTCAAGATACTTTTAAACGCAACATTCATTGCCAGCCTCTTAATACGGTGACTTCGCTACCTACCCTGATAATTGCTACAGGACAGACTTTCTTCTGCAGGTAACCGGCATATAGTGATCAACCAAAACATTTGGCTACGGGAAATAGCACAAACTCTGTCGAAAGAATTCAAGCCACAAGGTATATATGCCCAAGAGGATAAACTTAAATCTTAATCTATAACTTTTGCTTGAACTGTGTGTTTTGTTTATTCAGGTTATGGAATCCCAACTGCCCATTGTCCATACTTTGCTGCATGGATTACCGCGTTATTTGACAAGAATGTTAAAAACCTCTTACCACAAATCGGTAAAACGATGAAATACGATAACACGAGGGTAAGTGCTGGATTTCAGTGCTTCAAAAAATTTGGAGGCTCACAACTTGTGCTACCGATCATGCCATTATGTCTCGTTTCGTGCGACGAAATCCTatttgcataaattaacaTACATTTTGCATATATCCATATTTCAGATGAAGGAGAAACTAGGGATCGAACCACGTGATATAAACGCTACGCTATTGGAAGGTTGTTATAGCATGATCGAGAAAGGTCTGATCAAGAAACCGAAACCAAAGAAGACAAAGAAGGCAGCGGCTGATGCAGAAAAGGTATTTACAAAATCGGTTCTGCTGTCATAGCGGTATCAATGATAATAGTCGGGTGAAGTCTACATGGTGCTGAGGTTTTGGTCTTTTACCGGTCTCGTCTCGGCGAATTTAGGGTTTGTTGCTGGTAAAAAAAGGGGAAAGAGCTATATTCACTGGCGCTGGGCCGATGGAATAAAAACCCCTACCTTTGCAATGACCCCTACCTTTACGATACCGTTTCTAGTATACGGAGTAAATCCGGAGTTTGCTGGATAGAGGGAAAGGATCATGGCGCGAATGGGTCAATGGATTTTAAAAACCCTTAAATTTGCAATGATACAATACCGTTTCAAATATCACGATACGTTTATCCCTGACGATGAGGAATCTTAGAGGATTTAGAATGTATTCTATTGatcagtttctttatctatatTCTGTTCTGCAGGATGAAGAGGAAGGCAAAGCCGAAGACGTGAAAGAAAATGGCGACGTCGGAGATGAGAAAAAAGAAGGCGACAACAACGAAACCGAGAAGAAGGAAGGCGAGGACAACAAAACGGAGGAGAACGAAAAGAAAGACGACACGAAAGATGAAGAGAAAACTGAAGAGAAGATCGAAGAGGTCGCGGACAAGTAGATCTACGAAAGATCGTCGAAAAGAAATTGTACgcgattttatttttccaaagaGACATTCTTACGTTTAACCGAACAACATTCTAcatacaaaatacataaaatacatgtttatagaAAAATCCGCACAGAGACATACCGGTACAAACTTTTATGTATTACTTTATAactatatatacgtatatacttTACCAGTGCATCATCACTTTAATGATATCCGATATtagatgataatatatttattttctttttctcgcGAATGCACGCGCGCGCGCGGAGGTAAAGCCGTCTGCCAGTCATCACATACGTATACCACGTGCCCGCGAGTCTCTATTCCGGGCTATCGCTTTTTATAGAGAAACGGTATTATTTTCGTAAATAGGGATAGAAGATAGTGTAAAAGGAAATTATTTGAgtatattcattttctaaattagcGGCTAAAAGGTAACACCTGCTGATACGTGATTGTACGCCACCTATATTTCAGCTTAAAAGTTAAATGACCGGTGTATGTCTGACTGAATAGCACGCGCATTTTAGACTTCCTGTAAATGCTAATGGGCTTCATGTGTAACATTTGCCGGGGACTAAGTCCTCTTTGTGTGTGTATGCGTGTGTATGTGTGGGTGCATTTCGTAAACGATAACGGAGATCTTAATAATTTCTAGAAGCAAATCTTCGATTTTATCGGAATTCGTTGTTTGCACAGCACCGTCGTCGATGGACGATGAATTGTTATTATCGGAATGGTTATTTTGCTTATGGGCAGGATGGTTTTAATTGAACAAATATAGGAGCCCGAATCTCATCTCCTTCGCATAGTCTTTTTTCATAATGAAATTTCGAAAATAGGCCCGattcgaaaaagaaaagaaaatgtttcaatggTGGTATGAATTGATTAGTGGTGGATTTAAACGACTtgtaaaaatgtaataatgacgatattatgatattgataataataataataatggtaacAATTATGATTATAAGAATGTATTCATTAATTAGCTGAATTTTAATTCGACATAATTAACtgcaatattattttcaatttctactGCTCGATCGCGTGTCTATGATTGGGTACGTGAGTTAATGTGTGGCTTGTACAGTGTATGATGGTTGCTGCGGTACCAAACGAAATGTAACATGGTTGCTTTAATCGTCGACCAAACGAAAAATTATGTTgtgatattatatatagtcttaaacaaatattaaaaaaaaaaggcGGAGGGGGTCGTATCGTGGTACGTATAATGCGTAACCAGGTTGTGCCGCTTTCGATTGGGTCCGATGCTGCGGTCGGGACTCTTCGGCGTTTTCCGAGAGATGCCGAAGGCATTTTCTCCAGTGTAAACGCGCGGGAGGTAAACGTTAACTCGTTATTCAGTGGAAATAATTGTAAAACATTCAAGAGATACTAGATTTCGTAAAACTGAACGAGTCGTTTACAAAATGCCGTCTGCTGCCTCGTTTTGGGACTCACGAGAAAGCGCGCACTGTCACGTGGTTCAGCGGAGGGcttaaaattgtttttctttttcacatATACGCGTAAAATGCAAGGCATGCGAGATTTGAGGGAAAACTCACCgaaaatgataatataatattataatatatatatacatatacatgaatatatatatataaacctaATGATGATAGTGATGTAATAACTGTTGTAAAATGCTTCCAGTCGAAAAGGattttaaaatgaagaaaaagcgGACACCGTGTGGAAACCCGTTTTGCGAgtcactttttgaaaataagtctctctctctctctatctctttCTAAATGTAAACAGCTTGACGCGCTTTAAACATGTTTCCTGTATAGAACATGTTCCTGTTATtcacatgtacatgtgtacATAATACATAAACCATGTGCATTTTGTGTCTTCCACAAAGCCAAATACTGAATATACTCCGTGATTCAAAAACTAGATTTTAAACGCCCCCGCCCTATCGTTGAAAGTGATGTTGTATTTTTGCTTGGGAGGTTTCAGTAATGCATGCATGCATGCTTGTCTTGTATGTTTGCCTACGTACGTATATACTTTTTTATGCAAAAACAGAGCTCTATTTGTCTGATAATTTACAAGAAAATGTACGGAAAAATGGTCGTGATGATAGAAACCGATGCACTTCAATTTACACTAGTATTTAACCTATACGTAAAATTTTGAAGCAAAATCCCCGAAATACCTTCCATTTTTCTTGAATGTAACAGATATTCCAGATCCCAGTGATATTTTTGTCTGATATTTCAACGGTTATGTGATGTGTCAGTGAATTACGTGAAGGCTTAGTTCTTTCAATCTGTGATGGtgatgaaattttttgaaCTTTCTCAATCCTCTTTTGTATGCagtaatatttatacatccatacatttatatatgtttGCCCATGACATTATGGTTCTGTTCGTTCGTACTGCTGACTGTCAAGGTCGTTTGCTTTGCCGCTAGAGGTCGCCACACGCTTCCGACTGAATCGAGAGTAGCTCAGATTttgagaaaaacattttttctaaataaaatcTCTGCCATCCAGTGCCCGCCAGATGGTGCTGCTCAATGCGGTGGCTTTTCTATGTcctttatatttgattattcgGAAAAGATAATTTGTGATAGATTCGTAACCGAACAAAAAGGAACCGTTAATTTTGAATTGCTTCctatatttttctattcattttgCTGAGCCTGATACTGTATTAATTTTTGTATCGCATGTTTGTAATAGTCCGTATTCAAGTGACATCGTATTGAAAAGTAGAAAAAGGATCGAAAAAACGTATTTTTCTTTTACGCTTTTCTAAAGAAAGATCATAGTTCCAGCCATATTGTAATGCATTATCGCTGCTTGTGggccatattgaaaaaaaactctGATTACCAAGGTGCTTGTATTTAGAATTTAGTCGTATACACGGATtagtaataaatgaattgtagtagaaaaaaagatattttgattaCGATGAAAATGTGTGAAGAGTTGTTCCGAGATATATTGCGCGTGAAAACATCTGCTTACAAAAAAACAGCAACTAAGAAGGCCACGATATATTTTTGTCGacatttttcaactttttttatttattgaaaacatATACATGATAACGCGTGTACGAAAAACTAATAGTCGAGTGTGAAAAAGTCATACGCATTTGCGTAGATGTTGTATTTACGAAATGTACGTGAATTGTGTCTAGGTATTTGTGAAAGTTGAACTTGAGCTGAACCAATACGGCTAGGGCGGAATTTTGAAGGACCTGTCACATCCCAAAAGGGCAATGTGATGTCCAAAAAGGGCAATACATGTATTAGGGGCGCTGCAACCCTGAAATGCTCCAATTATCTTTGCTGACAAAATAGATAAGGGCCCtcaaaaaattttgacggACTTGAACAAGTGTCACTTGCTGAAACGAGAAGACAATCATTTGTCTTCCCGGTCCGGTGAGAATGGACCATCTTTGAGTGCACTTGGGCGTCAGTTTTATACCAAACATTATTCTCACGATTAACTCCTGGTATCCAGTCTCTTCAAAGCCGACCACTGGCACAGGACgcaggttttatagaccagtttttcatttttaacctCGAGGTGTAAGTGACTGGTGAATGTGCAAGCAGTTGAACTGTGTATCACCAGTCAAAAACTGATCCGTAAACCGTGTCCGAAAGACACTCCGACTATCGAGATCTTACTAGTGGACCAACAGCTTATTCTTAATGCCGTAAAtttgaaagtattaaaaaAGCAAGAACATTTTACGAAAAATATTCCTAAAAGCATTTAATGTATCGCTacgtaaaaaaaaattcattcgttGCACGTGTTCCATTTTATCTACTTTTTAACTAAACCAACAGCTCTCTACACGATTTGTATCAACGTCATCTTGCAAAACGAAAAGTGTTGTcgtttatgtaattatttttaatcgcatatattttgataagaatGAGTTTAAAGCGCTGGTGGTATGATGTAACCGAAACAATGTATGGATGATAATGTAATGTTATCGATATGGTCATAATGAATTATGTAAATTTCTAttgattatcataattattactATATTGAATTACTATTACTGGATATATGCTATATTATGATGAACTAAAACTGTAACGACTCCCccttattttctgttttgaataattaaacACGCTGATAAGTACATACTACGATATATATTCTGTTGATAATTGAATGGATGATAATACATTGCGCCCCCTCCTACTCAATTATAAATGTTGCTCTGTCGATGTCAAATTGTATCCAttgtgaataaaataaaattaataaaaataccATCACTGTAGTGGTAGTTTTTTTGTGGTATCGTGGATGTTAATCTATTTGCTAGGCCTGCAGCTCGTCTGACGGGTCCCACTCGGATAAACCGTCCTACAGATCAATCATTCCGagaattcaaggactttttaaggagttttcaaggagaaaaCATCAAATTTCGAGGAATCTATGCATTACATTTATATCCCAATTACGATACACTCCTAAATCGGTAAATCGAGGCCAATGGCTACTAACCAGGCCTAAAATCTAAACATTTTTAAATTGCCAATTTCTCGAAATTCAAGGACTTTCGGGCGTTTTGAAATCGATCAATATAGGTCTATGAATAAAGACGTTTCGGGAATAAGAAAAGATAAGATAGATAAGATAAAATAACTTGTTACTCTCctaccatttccatggtatctGGAGGGAAAAATAGTTTTGTTTGTACATTacgtatacctatgtatttaGAGAAAACCGTACTTTAAAAATAACAAGGACATTTACAATACATACAATTACAGTGTTCTATTTTCAATCTACAGGAGGGATCGTTATACCCAAACCATCTTTGATCAATTGTGCTGATTGgaaatttgttgtttttaaaattttagtgTGCCAGGGAGC
This sequence is a window from Tubulanus polymorphus chromosome 9, tnTubPoly1.2, whole genome shotgun sequence. Protein-coding genes within it:
- the LOC141910679 gene encoding uncharacterized protein LOC141910679, which gives rise to MASSNESLVCVTGATGYIASHIISQLQEQGYRVRGTVRSLENEEKLRTDLEALCPEAEHKIEIVEGDLTKAETWEAAVKDCTYVIHTASPLPATVPKDEKEVVEPAVEGTLSVLKACKAAKVKRVVLTSAVVAISGSVPSSDPEKVYNEEDWGDPEKADAYPKSKISAEKAAWDFIKELPDEEKFELAVINPAVALGPVLNGKISTSMEMLKRLLERSIPACPRLNLPVVDVRDVAAAHIKAMTEPEAAGNRHIVINQNIWLREIAQTLSKEFKPQGYGIPTAHCPYFAAWITALFDKNVKNLLPQIGKTMKYDNTRMKEKLGIEPRDINATLLEGCYSMIEKGLIKKPKPKKTKKAAADAEKDEEEGKAEDVKENGDVGDEKKEGDNNETEKKEGEDNKTEENEKKDDTKDEEKTEEKIEEVADK